The sequence GCACCAGGCCTTCAAATGCATTGGAAAACCCAGACAGGAGACAAACCGTATAAATGCCTGgactgtgggaagagcttcaagcGTAACTCAGAGCTTATTCGACATAAAAGGATCCACACCGGAGAGAAACCTttcaaatgcctggagtgcgggaaaagcttcacTCAGAGCAGAAACCTTACTTCACATCAGAGGagtcacacgggagagaagccttataaatgcctggagtgcggaaagtgtTTCAGCCAGGCCGGGATTCTTACTTCACATCAGAGAAgccacaccggggagaaaccatatcagtgcctggagtgtggaaagtgcttcagtcagagcGGGATCCTTACCGCACACCAGGGAATGCACACAGGGCAGAAACCATTCAAGTGTctggagtgtgggaaaagctttcGCCAGCAGATCCACCTCACCTCCCACGAAAGAACGCACACTGGGGAGAAGCCCTTTAAATGTCAgcagtgcgggaagagcttccgcCAGCAGATCCACCTTACTTCCCACGAAAGAACGCACACCGGAGAGAAACCGTTCAAATGccgggagtgtgggaagagctttagcCAGAGCTCCCACCTTATCAGACACGAAAGAATTCACACCGGAGAGAAGCCGTTTAACTGCCTGCTGTGCGGGAAGAGCTTTGGCCACAGCGCGGAACTCATTCGACATGaaaggactcacacaggggaaaaacccttcaGGTGCCAGGtttgcgggaagagcttcagccggAGCTCGGAACTTATACGACACGAGAgaacccacacgggagagaaaccgtTCAAATGCTTGGAGTGCGGGAAGGAATTCAGTGACAGCACCAACCTCATCAGGCACCAAGTCAGCCACACGGGAGAGAGACCGTATAAGTGTCCAgtgtgcgggaagagcttcagccagagcaGGAGCCTGACTTcacatcagagaacccacaccggggagaagccgtATCAGTGCCTCgagtgtgggaagtgcttcagCCAGAGCGGGATCCTTACTGCGCACCAAGGGATGCACACAGGGCAGAAGCCGTTCAAGTGCCCCGAGTGCGGGAAGAGGTTCCGCCAGCTCATCCACCTCACCTCCCACAAGCggatccacacaggagagaagcccttcaaatgcctggagtgcggccGGAGCTTCCGCCAGCACATACACCTCACCTGCCACGAGAGGACGCACACCGGCGAGAAGCCCTTCAAGTGCATGGAATGCGGCAAAAGCTTCAGCCACAACTCCATCCTCATTTCTCACGTGAGAACCCACACGGGAGACAAACcctttaaatgcctggagtgcgggaaGAGTTTCACTTGGAGCACGCTCCTTATTAGACACGAGAGAACCCACACGGCAGAGAAGCCGTTCAAATGCCAGCAGTGCGGGAAAAGCTTCCGCGAGAGTTCGCTGCTCAACAAACATCAGAGAAgccacaccggggagaagccgtTCAAATGCttggagtgcggaaagaactTCACTTCGAGCACGCTCCTTATAAGACACCAGCGGGTTCACACCGAGAACCATTTCAGCGCTTGGAGTTTTGAAAGGGCTTCGGCCAGCGCTCAGAACTTCCTAGACATCAAAGAATTCAAGGAGGAGATGATCCACTGCAACGATGAAAACAGTGGAGCGGTTGTCATGCAATAAGCCTTGTCGGGCCCTGGGAATTATtcacattgtgggaaatttatatatatactgCAGCTTCTGCAACGGATCAGTTCGCAGCTAATCAGAAATCATGAAAATGATTGTAGCAAAGAAAGAGCTTCCGGAATTGCAGAGTCTCCTCTTCAGTTGCATAGATTTTAATGAGTTTTCGCCTGCACAATCATAAAATCTGGCAATTCTTCCAGGCACTACAGACATCCTGATTCCTTGAAGGcgtacagcagagggaagaaggTCTCCTAatcttatgttgttgttttttaagtgtgtATATTTCCTATTGTGCAATCTAAGAAATAGTACTTTCATGTTAGGCCACCACCAAGCAAACTTCTGTGATGTATGAACACTGCTATGTTCCTCTGCTGCCTGTTGCTGTATGGAAGTCACTCTCCTATCTCTGGTCCTTTGTCTTCCACatgactcttttaaaaaaaactgtttttgCTAGGTGGTTCTGTGCATCATTTGAGGAGCTGGTCACCCTTCAGGAATAAGAACGTGTGACAGAAGAAGAGACTTATTCACCTCTTGCGGGGAAAACAGCAGGTGGAAACTATTAAGACTAATAGTTTTACTGTCGGCTGAATTTTTGTCAGGAAAGACTGACTTGTGAGGTGGACATAGGTGGTGTTGCGTGTGCAGACCAAATCCTAGTCAGCATGTGTTTGGCTAGATGTATCTGTGTTTCCATCAAC comes from Podarcis raffonei isolate rPodRaf1 chromosome 2, rPodRaf1.pri, whole genome shotgun sequence and encodes:
- the LOC128409381 gene encoding zinc finger protein 883-like, with the translated sequence MAEITAQHIQEESPGFEEMFMASTGRSHASLALQNAVDESGHVWKRESDEEAHQVLEESITFPAMVENLGNQDGVKLQAGNEADQDWGEPIGCLNSGFFEIPAHPGKHKGGRRNECPAYLESFNDAPGLQMHWKTQTGDKPYKCLDCGKSFKRNSELIRHKRIHTGEKPFKCLECGKSFTQSRNLTSHQRSHTGEKPYKCLECGKCFSQAGILTSHQRSHTGEKPYQCLECGKCFSQSGILTAHQGMHTGQKPFKCLECGKSFRQQIHLTSHERTHTGEKPFKCQQCGKSFRQQIHLTSHERTHTGEKPFKCRECGKSFSQSSHLIRHERIHTGEKPFNCLLCGKSFGHSAELIRHERTHTGEKPFRCQVCGKSFSRSSELIRHERTHTGEKPFKCLECGKEFSDSTNLIRHQVSHTGERPYKCPVCGKSFSQSRSLTSHQRTHTGEKPYQCLECGKCFSQSGILTAHQGMHTGQKPFKCPECGKRFRQLIHLTSHKRIHTGEKPFKCLECGRSFRQHIHLTCHERTHTGEKPFKCMECGKSFSHNSILISHVRTHTGDKPFKCLECGKSFTWSTLLIRHERTHTAEKPFKCQQCGKSFRESSLLNKHQRSHTGEKPFKCLECGKNFTSSTLLIRHQRVHTENHFSAWSFERASASAQNFLDIKEFKEEMIHCNDENSGAVVMQ